From the Ensifer adhaerens genome, the window CGTCGCCATCCTGATGAAGGCAGCTCCGCTCGGTGCATTCGGCGCGATGGCCTTCACCATCGGCAAGTATGGCATCGGTTCGGTTGCCAATCTGGCCATGCTGATCGGCACCTTCTACCTGACGTCCTTCCTCTTCATCTTCGTCGTCCTAGGGGCAGTCGCCTGGTATAATGGCTTCTCGATCGTTTCGCTGATCCGTTATCTGAAGGAAGAACTGCTGCTCGTTCTCGGCACTTCTTCTTCGGAAGCCGCCCTTCCCGGCCTGATGTCCAAGATGGAGCGCGCGGGCTGTGCCCGTCCGGTTGTGGGCCTTGTCATTCCGACCGGCTATTCCTTCAATCTCGACGGCACGAACATCTACATGACGCTCGCTGCCCTCTTCATTGCGCAGGCAACGAACACGCATCTGTCCTTCGGTGAGGAGGTGCTGCTCCTGCTGGTCGCCATGCTGAGTTCCAAGGGTGCTGCCGGCATCACGGGTGCGGGCTTCATCACGCTGGCCGCCACGCTCTCCGTCGTTCCGGCCGTCCCGATCGCCGGCATGGCACTGATCCTCGGCATCGACCGCTTCATGTCGGAATGCCGCGCCATCACCAACTTCATCGGCAACGCGGTTGCGACCGTCGTCGTCGCCCGCTGGGAAGGCGAACTGGACAAGGCGCAGCTGGCAGCCGCCCTCTCAGGCCAGCCGCTTGTCGAGGAACCCCGTCTGGTTCCGGTCGCCGTCGCGGCCGAATAATCGAGGCTCAAGTCCATCAAACGGAAAGGCCCGCGCGAAACCGCGCGGGCCTTTTGCATATTATGCCGATGTTCCGTCAGGTTCCCGAGACGCGACCGCCGTTTTTGTCGAA encodes:
- a CDS encoding aerobic C4-dicarboxylate transport protein, with product MQISDAVAEPRGKTPLYRQLYVQVLTAIAAGILLGHFYPGIGESMKPLGDAFIKLVKMIIAPVIFLTVATGIAGMADLKKVGRVAGKSMIYFLTFSTLALIIGIVVANVVHPGSGMNIDPATLDTKAVATYTAKAHDASVTGFLMNIIPNTIVGAFAEGDILQVLFFSVLFGIALGMVGEKGKPVLDFLQALTNPIFRLVAILMKAAPLGAFGAMAFTIGKYGIGSVANLAMLIGTFYLTSFLFIFVVLGAVAWYNGFSIVSLIRYLKEELLLVLGTSSSEAALPGLMSKMERAGCARPVVGLVIPTGYSFNLDGTNIYMTLAALFIAQATNTHLSFGEEVLLLLVAMLSSKGAAGITGAGFITLAATLSVVPAVPIAGMALILGIDRFMSECRAITNFIGNAVATVVVARWEGELDKAQLAAALSGQPLVEEPRLVPVAVAAE